Proteins encoded by one window of Streptomyces sp. ALI-76-A:
- a CDS encoding P-II family nitrogen regulator yields the protein MKLITAIVKPHRLDEVKNALQELGVHGLTVTEASGYGRQRGHTEVYRGAEYQIDLVPKVRIEVVVEDTDADTVVDTVVKAARTGKIGDGKVWALPVETVVRVRTGERGPDAL from the coding sequence ATGAAGCTCATCACCGCGATCGTCAAGCCGCACCGTCTCGACGAGGTCAAGAACGCCCTCCAGGAGCTCGGCGTGCACGGTCTGACCGTGACCGAGGCCAGCGGCTACGGCCGTCAGCGCGGCCACACCGAGGTGTACCGGGGGGCCGAGTACCAGATCGACCTGGTGCCGAAGGTCCGGATCGAGGTCGTCGTCGAGGACACCGACGCGGACACCGTCGTCGACACGGTCGTCAAGGCCGCCCGGACGGGGAAGATCGGCGACGGGAAGGTGTGGGCGCTGCCCGTGGAGACGGTCGTACGCGTGCGGACGGGTGAGCGCGGGCCCGACGCGCTCTGA
- a CDS encoding cytidine deaminase produces MTDSALGPEDRKIVTLARSARARNGVPEGAAVRDETGRTYVAGTVALDSLRLSAVRTAVAMAVASGAKSLEAAAVVTEAAEIATEDLAAVRDLGGPGTPVHVAGPDGTVRRTVAAD; encoded by the coding sequence ATGACTGACAGTGCGCTTGGCCCCGAGGACCGCAAGATCGTCACCCTGGCCCGTTCGGCGCGGGCCCGCAACGGGGTGCCCGAGGGGGCGGCCGTGCGGGACGAGACGGGGCGTACGTATGTCGCCGGGACCGTGGCGCTGGACTCGCTGCGGCTGAGCGCGGTGCGGACGGCCGTGGCGATGGCGGTGGCGTCCGGGGCGAAGTCGCTGGAGGCGGCGGCCGTGGTGACCGAGGCGGCGGAGATCGCGACGGAGGACCTGGCCGCGGTGCGTGATCTCGGGGGACCGGGGACGCCGGTGCACGTCGCCGGGCCGGACGGGACCGTCCGGCGGACCGTCGCCGCGGACTGA
- the ybeY gene encoding rRNA maturation RNase YbeY translates to MSIDVNNESGTEVDEQAILDIARYALTRMRIHPLSELSVIVVDADAMEQLHMQWMDLPGPTDVMSFPMDELRPPSKDDDEPPPGLLGDIVLCPEVAEKQGKEADTQHSMDEELQLLTVHGVLHLLGYDHEEPDEKAEMFGLQAAIVDGWRAEKGLTGPSPAPTVS, encoded by the coding sequence ATGTCGATCGACGTCAACAACGAGTCCGGAACCGAGGTCGACGAGCAGGCGATCCTCGACATCGCCCGCTACGCGCTCACGCGGATGCGCATCCACCCGCTCTCCGAGCTCTCGGTGATCGTCGTGGACGCCGACGCCATGGAGCAGCTGCACATGCAGTGGATGGACCTGCCGGGGCCCACGGACGTCATGTCCTTCCCGATGGACGAACTGCGTCCGCCGTCGAAGGACGACGACGAGCCCCCGCCGGGCCTCCTCGGGGACATCGTGCTGTGTCCCGAGGTCGCCGAGAAGCAGGGCAAGGAAGCCGACACACAGCACTCCATGGACGAGGAGCTCCAGCTGCTCACCGTCCATGGGGTGCTGCACCTGCTGGGATACGACCACGAGGAGCCGGACGAGAAGGCCGAGATGTTCGGCCTCCAGGCGGCCATCGTGGACGGCTGGCGCGCGGAGAAGGGCCTGACCGGCCCGTCCCCGGCCCCGACCGTCTCATGA
- a CDS encoding M4 family metallopeptidase: MTTHGGFEPVFCTVVPPHVLDKLARNDDPALSGPARRTLMRDSELRGRRRVTTEFRLAAAPTATAPSDRPLRTVHDAGHKTVLPGTKVRAEGSEPGRDATVNRAYSGLGATFDLFLKVYGRHSIDGDGLPLDATVHYDENYNNAFWNGEQMVFGDGDGEIFLDFTIPIDVIGHELAHGVTQYTANLTYFGQPGALNESMSDVFGSLIKQYTLGQTAAEADWLIGAGLLAPSVTGKALRSMKEPGSAYDDDVLGKDPQPATMDDFVRTGRDNGGVHINSGIPNHAFYLTATALGGHAWEKAGRIWYDVLTGGELSERAFFTDFATLTVKAARERFGDGGEELQAVAKAWEQVGVRIL; this comes from the coding sequence ATGACGACCCACGGGGGCTTCGAGCCCGTCTTCTGCACCGTCGTGCCGCCACACGTCCTCGACAAGCTGGCCCGCAACGACGACCCCGCACTCTCCGGCCCCGCCCGGCGCACCCTGATGCGCGACAGCGAGCTGCGCGGCCGGCGCCGCGTGACCACCGAGTTCCGCCTGGCCGCCGCGCCGACGGCGACGGCCCCGTCGGACCGGCCGCTGCGCACCGTCCACGACGCCGGGCACAAGACCGTCCTGCCCGGCACCAAGGTGCGCGCGGAGGGCTCGGAGCCCGGCCGCGACGCCACGGTCAACCGCGCCTACTCCGGCCTCGGCGCCACCTTCGACCTGTTCCTCAAGGTCTACGGGCGCCACTCGATCGACGGCGACGGCCTGCCGCTCGACGCCACCGTCCACTACGACGAGAACTACAACAACGCCTTCTGGAACGGCGAGCAGATGGTGTTCGGTGACGGCGACGGCGAGATCTTCCTCGACTTCACCATCCCGATCGACGTCATCGGCCACGAACTGGCCCACGGGGTCACCCAGTACACGGCGAACCTGACCTACTTCGGCCAGCCGGGCGCCCTGAACGAGTCGATGTCCGACGTCTTCGGCTCGCTCATCAAGCAGTACACGCTCGGCCAGACCGCCGCCGAGGCCGACTGGCTGATCGGCGCGGGCCTGCTCGCCCCGAGCGTCACCGGCAAGGCCCTGCGCTCCATGAAGGAGCCGGGCAGCGCGTACGACGACGACGTCCTCGGCAAGGACCCGCAGCCCGCGACGATGGACGACTTCGTCCGCACCGGCCGCGACAACGGCGGCGTCCACATCAACTCCGGCATCCCCAACCACGCGTTCTACCTGACCGCCACCGCCCTCGGCGGCCACGCCTGGGAGAAGGCGGGCCGGATCTGGTACGACGTCCTGACCGGCGGCGAGCTGTCGGAGCGGGCGTTCTTCACCGACTTCGCCACTCTGACCGTGAAGGCGGCGCGGGAGCGCTTCGGGGACGGCGGCGAGGAACTCCAGGCCGTGGCGAAGGCCTGGGAGCAGGTCGGGGTGCGCATTCTGTGA
- a CDS encoding glucarate dehydratase family protein, with protein sequence MNLAITDVRLTPVLVADPPLLNTQGVHQPYTPRLIVEIETADGITGVGETYGDTKYLELARPFADRLAGRPVSDLNGLFTVADEVAVDRSRISGQVDVGGLRGVQTADKLRLSVVSAFEVACLDALGKALGLPVHALLGGKVRDTVEYSAYLFYKWAGHPEGVAAEQDDWGAALDPAGVVEQARKFTERYGFTSFKLKGGVFPPAEEIAAVRALAEAFPGHPLRLDPNGAWSVETSLKVAEELADVLEYLEDPALGTSAMADVSRGTDVPLATNMCVTTFAEIEEAFTRDAVQVVLSDHHYWGGLRNTQQLAAICRTFGVGVSMHSNTHLGISLAAMTHVASTVPDLHHACDSHYPWQSEDVLTERPAFDGGMITVPDGPGLGVTLDHDRLAFLHRRWLDDDGSLRERDDAAAMRVADPDWVTPAVPRW encoded by the coding sequence GTGAACCTCGCCATCACGGACGTACGGCTGACGCCGGTCCTGGTCGCCGACCCGCCGCTGCTGAACACCCAGGGCGTGCACCAGCCCTACACGCCCCGCCTGATCGTGGAGATCGAGACGGCGGACGGGATCACCGGCGTCGGCGAGACCTACGGCGACACCAAGTACCTGGAGCTGGCGCGGCCGTTCGCCGACCGGCTGGCCGGCCGCCCGGTGAGCGACCTCAACGGGCTGTTCACGGTGGCGGACGAGGTGGCGGTCGACCGGTCCCGGATCTCCGGCCAGGTCGACGTCGGCGGGCTGCGGGGCGTGCAGACCGCCGACAAACTCCGGCTGTCCGTGGTCTCCGCCTTCGAGGTCGCCTGCCTCGACGCGCTCGGCAAGGCGCTGGGCCTGCCCGTGCACGCGCTGCTCGGCGGCAAGGTGCGCGACACCGTCGAGTACAGCGCGTACCTCTTCTACAAGTGGGCCGGCCACCCGGAGGGCGTGGCGGCCGAGCAGGACGACTGGGGCGCCGCCCTGGATCCGGCCGGGGTCGTCGAGCAGGCCCGGAAGTTCACCGAGCGGTACGGTTTCACCTCCTTCAAGCTCAAGGGCGGTGTCTTCCCGCCCGCCGAGGAGATCGCCGCCGTACGGGCCCTGGCCGAGGCGTTCCCCGGCCACCCGCTGCGGCTGGACCCCAACGGGGCCTGGAGCGTGGAGACCTCGCTGAAGGTGGCGGAGGAGCTGGCGGACGTCCTGGAGTACCTGGAGGACCCGGCGCTCGGCACGTCCGCCATGGCCGACGTCTCCCGGGGCACCGACGTGCCGCTCGCCACCAACATGTGCGTGACGACCTTCGCCGAGATCGAGGAGGCCTTCACCCGGGACGCCGTCCAGGTGGTGCTCTCCGACCACCACTACTGGGGCGGGCTGCGCAACACGCAGCAGCTCGCGGCGATCTGCCGGACGTTCGGCGTCGGGGTGTCCATGCACTCCAACACCCACCTGGGGATCAGCCTCGCCGCGATGACGCACGTGGCGTCCACGGTGCCCGACCTGCACCACGCCTGCGACTCCCACTACCCCTGGCAGTCGGAGGACGTCCTCACCGAGCGGCCGGCCTTCGACGGCGGCATGATCACCGTCCCGGACGGACCCGGCCTCGGCGTCACGCTCGACCACGACCGGCTCGCGTTCCTGCACCGGCGGTGGCTGGACGACGACGGGTCGCTGCGCGAGCGGGACGACGCGGCGGCGATGCGGGTCGCCGACCCGGACTGGGTCACGCCGGCCGTGCCGCGCTGGTAG
- a CDS encoding MmcQ/YjbR family DNA-binding protein, which yields MTPQELRAFCLSFDAAVEDFPFRPEISVFKVGGKLFALTSLDARPLTVNLKCDPDDAVRLRGEHPGLVVPGYHMNKRHWNTVIADGSLPDRLVRELVEDSYDLVVAGLPRAQRLRLDRP from the coding sequence GTGACGCCCCAGGAGTTGCGCGCCTTCTGCCTGTCCTTCGACGCGGCCGTCGAGGACTTTCCCTTCCGGCCCGAGATCTCCGTCTTCAAGGTCGGCGGCAAGCTCTTCGCCCTGACCTCCCTGGACGCCCGCCCGCTCACGGTCAACCTGAAGTGCGACCCGGACGACGCGGTTCGCCTGCGGGGCGAGCACCCGGGGCTCGTCGTGCCCGGCTACCACATGAACAAGCGCCACTGGAACACGGTCATCGCCGACGGCTCCCTCCCGGACCGCCTGGTCCGCGAACTCGTCGAGGACTCGTACGACCTGGTGGTGGCGGGCCTGCCCCGTGCGCAACGACTGCGCCTGGACCGTCCGTGA
- a CDS encoding protealysin inhibitor emfourin — MRIQVRRTGGFAGIERHAEVDTSGRPDAPEWHALTEKALAAARSTPPIGVPDGFAYQITVDGRTVYAADPRLTEEQRTLISRVLKEGA; from the coding sequence ATGCGTATTCAGGTACGGCGCACGGGCGGGTTCGCGGGCATCGAGCGGCACGCCGAGGTGGACACCTCGGGGCGCCCCGATGCCCCCGAGTGGCACGCCCTGACCGAGAAGGCACTCGCCGCCGCCCGGAGCACACCGCCCATCGGGGTGCCGGACGGCTTCGCCTACCAGATCACCGTGGACGGCAGGACGGTGTACGCGGCCGACCCCCGGCTCACGGAGGAGCAGCGCACGCTGATCTCGCGGGTGCTGAAGGAAGGCGCGTAA
- a CDS encoding hemolysin family protein — MSPGLVSGAVALVVVAWLAACAEAGLARVSSFRAEEAVRTGRRGSAKLAQIAADPTRYLNVALLVRVACEMAAAALVTYACLREFDGTTEALLVTIGVMVLVSYVAVGVSPRTIGRQHPLNTATAAAYVLLPLARIMGPVPSLLILIGNALTPGKGFRRGPFASEAELRALVDLAEKESLIEDDERRMVHSVFELGDTLVREVMVPRTDLVVIERYKTIRQALTLALRSGFSRIPVTGESEDDIVGIVYLKDLARKTHISRDAESELVSTAMRPASFVPDTKNAGDLLREMQQDRTHVAVVIDEYGGTAGIVTIEDILEEIVGEITDEYDRELPPVEELGDDRFRVTARLDITDLGELYGLEEYDDEDVETVGGLLAKALGRVPIAGASSVVELPDGRTLRLTAEAAAGRRNKIITVLVEPVGPGDPPEEEKEPE, encoded by the coding sequence ATGAGCCCCGGTCTCGTCTCCGGCGCCGTCGCCCTGGTCGTCGTCGCGTGGCTCGCCGCCTGCGCGGAGGCGGGCCTCGCGCGCGTCTCCAGCTTCCGCGCCGAGGAGGCCGTACGCACCGGCCGCCGCGGCAGCGCGAAGCTCGCCCAGATCGCCGCCGACCCGACCCGCTATCTGAACGTGGCGCTGCTGGTCCGCGTCGCGTGCGAGATGGCGGCGGCCGCCCTGGTCACCTACGCCTGTCTGCGGGAGTTCGACGGCACCACCGAGGCGCTGCTGGTCACCATCGGGGTGATGGTCCTCGTCTCGTACGTCGCCGTCGGCGTCTCCCCGCGCACCATCGGCCGCCAGCACCCGCTGAACACGGCGACGGCGGCGGCGTACGTCCTGCTCCCGCTCGCCCGGATCATGGGCCCCGTCCCGTCCCTGCTGATCCTCATCGGCAACGCGCTCACCCCCGGCAAGGGCTTCCGCCGCGGCCCGTTCGCCTCCGAGGCGGAGCTGCGCGCGCTGGTCGACCTCGCCGAGAAGGAGTCGCTGATCGAGGACGACGAGCGCCGTATGGTGCACTCCGTCTTCGAGCTGGGCGACACGCTCGTGAGGGAGGTCATGGTGCCGCGCACCGACCTCGTGGTCATCGAGCGCTACAAGACGATCCGCCAGGCGCTGACGCTGGCGCTGCGCTCCGGCTTCTCGCGCATACCGGTGACCGGCGAGAGCGAGGACGACATCGTCGGGATCGTCTACCTGAAGGACCTGGCCCGCAAGACGCACATCAGCCGTGACGCGGAGAGCGAACTGGTCTCCACGGCGATGCGCCCGGCGTCCTTCGTGCCCGACACCAAGAACGCCGGTGACCTGCTGCGCGAGATGCAGCAGGACCGCACCCACGTGGCCGTGGTCATCGACGAGTACGGCGGCACCGCCGGCATCGTCACCATCGAGGACATCCTCGAGGAGATCGTCGGGGAGATCACCGACGAGTACGACCGCGAACTCCCGCCCGTCGAGGAGCTCGGCGACGACCGCTTCCGGGTCACCGCCCGCCTCGACATCACCGACCTCGGCGAGCTGTACGGGCTGGAGGAGTACGACGACGAGGACGTCGAGACGGTCGGCGGGCTGCTCGCGAAGGCCCTGGGCCGGGTCCCGATCGCCGGAGCCTCCTCGGTCGTCGAACTCCCCGACGGCCGCACGCTGCGGCTGACGGCGGAGGCCGCGGCCGGCCGCCGGAACAAGATCATCACGGTGCTGGTGGAGCCGGTGGGCCCGGGGGACCCGCCCGAGGAGGAGAAGGAACCGGAGTGA
- a CDS encoding GH1 family beta-glucosidase produces MIRRMATNPLPQFPAGFLWGVSTSAHQIEGAVEAREPSVWDAFSAEPGRVKDGSTAAVACDHYHRYREDVALLAGLGVDAYRFSISWPRVRAEGGLDFYDRLVDKLCAAGVRPVPTLFHWDLPLAFDWLERDTASHFAEYVSVVADRLGDRVGKWITINEPAEHTLFGHALGAHAPGKQLMFDALPAAHHQLLAHGLAVRALRAAGATDIGIANSHGPTWPASSEPADVEAAGFHDLLLNRLFADPVLLGAYPEGLGELMPGDVSADLKVIGEPLDWYGVNYYAPTRVGAPEGTDIEFGGLTIPAGLPFSVQQIEGVPVTDFGWPVVPAGLTELLTAFRDRYGDRLPPVVITENGCSYEGVDDPLRIAYLDGHIRALHDALEAGVDVRGYFVWSLLDNFEWAEGYARRFGLVHVDYETLKRTPKASYDWYREALRGQR; encoded by the coding sequence ATGATCCGGCGCATGGCGACCAATCCCCTTCCCCAGTTCCCGGCCGGCTTCCTGTGGGGCGTCTCGACCTCGGCCCACCAGATCGAGGGCGCGGTGGAGGCGCGCGAGCCGTCCGTCTGGGACGCCTTCTCGGCCGAGCCGGGACGGGTCAAGGACGGCTCGACGGCGGCGGTGGCCTGCGACCACTACCACCGCTACCGCGAGGACGTGGCACTCCTGGCCGGCCTCGGGGTGGACGCGTACCGCTTCTCCATCTCGTGGCCGCGGGTCCGTGCCGAGGGCGGCCTCGACTTCTACGACCGTCTCGTCGACAAACTCTGCGCGGCCGGTGTCCGGCCGGTGCCGACGCTCTTCCACTGGGACCTGCCGCTGGCCTTCGACTGGCTGGAACGGGACACCGCCTCACACTTCGCCGAGTACGTGTCCGTCGTGGCCGACCGGCTCGGAGACCGCGTGGGCAAGTGGATCACCATCAACGAGCCGGCCGAACACACCCTGTTCGGGCACGCGCTGGGCGCCCACGCGCCGGGCAAACAGCTCATGTTCGACGCGCTGCCGGCGGCCCACCACCAACTCCTGGCCCACGGTCTCGCGGTACGGGCCCTGCGCGCGGCCGGCGCCACCGACATCGGCATCGCCAACTCGCACGGGCCGACCTGGCCGGCGTCATCGGAACCGGCGGACGTGGAGGCGGCCGGCTTCCACGACCTGCTGCTGAACCGGCTGTTCGCGGACCCGGTCCTGCTCGGCGCATACCCGGAGGGGCTGGGCGAGTTGATGCCGGGGGACGTCTCGGCCGACCTCAAGGTCATCGGCGAACCGCTGGACTGGTACGGCGTCAACTACTACGCGCCGACCCGGGTGGGCGCGCCGGAGGGCACCGACATCGAGTTCGGCGGTCTCACCATCCCCGCCGGACTCCCCTTCTCCGTACAGCAGATCGAGGGCGTCCCGGTGACGGACTTCGGCTGGCCGGTGGTCCCGGCGGGCCTGACCGAACTCCTCACCGCCTTCCGCGACCGCTACGGCGACCGCCTCCCGCCCGTCGTCATCACCGAGAACGGCTGCTCGTACGAGGGCGTGGACGACCCGCTCCGGATCGCCTACCTCGACGGCCACATCCGCGCACTCCACGATGCCCTGGAGGCCGGCGTGGACGTCCGCGGCTACTTCGTGTGGTCCCTCCTCGACAACTTCGAGTGGGCGGAGGGGTACGCACGCCGCTTCGGCCTCGTGCACGTGGACTACGAGACGCTGAAGCGGACACCGAAGGCGTCGTACGACTGGTACCGGGAGGCGCTGCGGGGGCAGCGCTGA
- a CDS encoding PhoH family protein, whose product MTQTPTAQTLAQEQAKAQFTVPAQHPMVTVLGSGDTLLRVIERAFPAADIHVRGNEISVAGGAGDVALVQRLFAEMMLVLRTGQPMTEDAVERSIAMLRAGGSGEADGPETPAEVLTQNILSSRGRTIRPKTLNQKRYVDAIDKHTIVFGIGPAGTGKTYLAMAKAVQALQSKQVNRIILTRPAVEAGERLGFLPGTLYEKIDPYLRPLYDALHDMLDPDSIPRLMAAGTIEVAPLAYMRGRTLNDAFIILDEAQNTSPEQMKMFLTRLGFESKIVITGDVTQVDLPNGTKSGLRQVQDILEGLDDVHFSRLTSHDVVRHKLVGRIVDAYEKYDSENGTENGTHKGARNKRK is encoded by the coding sequence ATGACTCAGACACCCACAGCTCAGACACTCGCGCAGGAGCAGGCGAAAGCACAGTTCACCGTCCCCGCTCAGCACCCCATGGTGACTGTGCTGGGCTCCGGCGACACCCTGCTGCGCGTCATCGAGAGGGCCTTCCCGGCGGCCGACATCCACGTCCGGGGCAATGAGATCAGCGTGGCGGGCGGCGCCGGTGATGTCGCCCTCGTCCAGCGCCTGTTCGCAGAGATGATGCTCGTGCTCCGCACCGGGCAGCCGATGACGGAGGACGCAGTGGAACGCTCGATCGCCATGCTCAGAGCGGGCGGCAGCGGCGAGGCCGACGGACCGGAGACCCCGGCCGAGGTGCTCACGCAGAACATCCTCTCCTCGCGCGGCCGCACGATCCGCCCCAAGACCCTCAACCAGAAGCGGTACGTCGACGCGATCGACAAGCACACGATCGTCTTCGGTATCGGCCCCGCGGGCACCGGCAAGACCTACCTCGCCATGGCCAAGGCGGTGCAGGCCCTGCAGTCCAAGCAGGTCAACCGCATCATCCTGACCCGTCCGGCGGTCGAGGCGGGAGAGCGTCTGGGCTTCCTCCCGGGCACCCTCTACGAGAAGATCGACCCGTACCTGCGCCCGCTCTACGACGCGCTGCACGACATGCTCGACCCGGACTCGATCCCCCGGCTGATGGCGGCGGGCACGATCGAGGTGGCGCCGCTGGCATATATGCGAGGTCGCACCCTCAACGACGCCTTCATCATCCTGGACGAGGCACAGAACACCAGTCCCGAGCAGATGAAGATGTTCCTCACCCGCCTCGGCTTCGAGTCGAAGATCGTGATCACGGGCGACGTGACGCAGGTCGACCTGCCGAACGGCACCAAGTCGGGTCTGCGTCAGGTCCAGGACATCCTGGAGGGGCTGGACGACGTCCACTTCTCGCGGCTCACGTCCCACGACGTCGTACGGCACAAGCTGGTCGGCCGTATCGTCGACGCGTACGAGAAGTACGACAGCGAGAACGGTACGGAGAACGGCACCCACAAGGGCGCCCGTAACAAACGGAAGTAG
- the era gene encoding GTPase Era: MSVRSQSSEPSAAPHRAGFACFVGRPNAGKSTLTNALVGQKVAITANQPQTTRHTVRGIVHRPEAQLILVDTPGLHKPRTLLGERLNDIVRTTWAEVDVIGFCLPANEKLGPGDRFIAKELASIKKTPKIAIVTKTDLVDSKTLAEQLIAIDQLGKELGFEWAEIVPVSAVADQQVGLLADLIVPLLPEGPPLYPEGDLTDEPEQVMIAELIREAALEGVRDELPHSIAVVVEEMLPREDRPADKPLLDIHAFVYIERPSQKGIIIGPKGKRLKEVGIKSRKQIEALLGTPVFLDLHVKVAKDWQRDPRQLRKLGF; encoded by the coding sequence ATGAGCGTTCGCAGTCAGTCATCCGAGCCGTCCGCGGCCCCCCATCGCGCCGGTTTCGCCTGCTTCGTGGGCCGCCCCAACGCAGGCAAGTCCACTCTGACGAACGCTCTGGTGGGGCAGAAGGTCGCGATCACCGCGAACCAGCCACAGACGACGCGGCACACGGTGCGGGGGATCGTGCACCGGCCCGAGGCCCAGCTGATCCTGGTGGACACCCCCGGGCTGCACAAGCCGCGCACGCTGCTGGGCGAGCGCCTCAACGACATCGTCCGCACCACGTGGGCCGAGGTCGACGTGATCGGCTTCTGCCTGCCGGCGAACGAGAAGCTCGGTCCCGGTGACCGCTTCATCGCGAAGGAACTGGCGTCCATCAAGAAGACGCCGAAGATCGCGATCGTCACCAAGACCGACCTCGTCGACAGCAAGACGCTCGCCGAGCAGCTCATCGCGATCGACCAGCTCGGCAAGGAGCTGGGGTTCGAGTGGGCGGAGATCGTGCCGGTGTCGGCGGTCGCGGACCAGCAGGTGGGCCTGCTGGCCGATCTGATCGTCCCGCTGCTGCCGGAGGGGCCGCCGCTCTACCCGGAGGGTGACCTCACCGACGAGCCCGAGCAGGTCATGATCGCGGAGCTGATCCGCGAGGCCGCGCTCGAAGGGGTCCGCGACGAACTGCCGCACTCCATCGCGGTCGTGGTGGAGGAGATGCTGCCCCGCGAGGACCGGCCCGCCGACAAGCCGCTCCTGGACATCCACGCGTTCGTCTACATCGAGCGGCCCAGCCAGAAGGGCATCATCATCGGGCCGAAGGGCAAGCGGTTGAAGGAGGTCGGGATCAAGTCGCGCAAGCAGATCGAGGCGCTGCTCGGTACGCCGGTCTTCCTGGACCTGCATGTGAAGGTGGCCAAGGACTGGCAGCGGGACCCTCGGCAGCTGCGCAAGCTGGGTTTCTGA
- a CDS encoding PfkB family carbohydrate kinase: MIASTASIGEDHRNRPRVDPLAALRRPDDPPWDVYLTGTVFLDIIFTGLASAPVRGTESWARGMGSSPGGVANMATALARLGLRTSLAAAFGDDHYGEYCWDALEQGEGIDLTPSRTVPGWHSPVTVSMAYEGERTMISHGHEPPPEEPAPDCPPRARAAIASLTPGRRAPWIAQAARKGARIFGDVGWDDTGAWDLAGLADLEHCEAFLPNAEEAKRYTGADCPRAAAHALTEHVPLAVVTLGPEGAYAVDRRTGETAEVPAIEVEALDPTGAGDVFVAGFVTGTLAGWPLADRLAFAGLTAALSVQEFGGSLSAPGWSEIGAWWRKVQSLDGQDPAGLRRYGFLAGLVPEDGGRPWPLRRAVPTIGFGRSA; encoded by the coding sequence GTGATCGCGTCCACCGCGTCCATCGGAGAGGACCACCGCAACCGGCCCCGGGTCGACCCGCTGGCCGCCCTGCGCAGGCCGGACGACCCGCCCTGGGACGTGTATCTCACGGGCACCGTCTTCCTCGACATCATCTTCACCGGGCTCGCCTCCGCCCCCGTGCGCGGCACGGAGTCCTGGGCCCGGGGCATGGGATCCAGCCCCGGCGGCGTGGCGAACATGGCGACCGCGCTGGCCCGGCTCGGCCTGCGCACGTCCCTGGCGGCCGCGTTCGGCGACGACCACTACGGCGAGTACTGCTGGGACGCCCTGGAACAGGGCGAGGGCATCGACCTCACCCCGTCCCGCACGGTCCCCGGCTGGCACTCCCCGGTCACCGTCTCCATGGCCTACGAGGGCGAGCGCACGATGATCTCCCACGGTCACGAGCCGCCCCCCGAGGAACCCGCCCCCGACTGCCCCCCGCGCGCGCGGGCCGCCATCGCCTCCCTCACGCCCGGCAGGCGCGCCCCGTGGATCGCCCAGGCGGCCCGCAAGGGCGCCCGCATCTTCGGCGACGTCGGCTGGGACGACACCGGCGCGTGGGACCTGGCGGGCCTCGCCGACCTCGAACACTGCGAGGCGTTCCTGCCGAACGCGGAGGAGGCCAAGCGGTACACGGGCGCCGACTGCCCCCGGGCGGCGGCCCACGCGCTCACCGAGCACGTACCGCTCGCCGTCGTCACCCTCGGTCCGGAGGGCGCCTACGCGGTGGACCGGCGGACGGGCGAGACGGCCGAGGTCCCGGCCATCGAGGTGGAGGCCCTGGACCCGACCGGCGCGGGAGACGTCTTCGTGGCGGGCTTCGTCACCGGCACGCTGGCCGGCTGGCCGCTCGCCGACCGGCTGGCGTTCGCCGGTCTGACGGCGGCCCTGTCGGTGCAGGAGTTCGGGGGCTCGCTGTCGGCGCCGGGCTGGTCCGAGATCGGGGCCTGGTGGCGCAAGGTGCAGTCACTGGACGGCCAGGACCCGGCGGGGCTGCGGCGGTACGGGTTCCTGGCGGGGCTGGTGCCCGAGGACGGGGGAAGGCCGTGGCCGCTGCGGCGGGCGGTGCCGACGATCGGGTTCGGGCGCTCGGCGTGA